From a region of the Erinaceus europaeus chromosome 14, mEriEur2.1, whole genome shotgun sequence genome:
- the LOC103113419 gene encoding olfactory receptor 5K1 has translation MTEENHTIKTEFILEGITEFTEVKILLFVVFLTIYLVTMVGNLGLVVLIFMERRLHTPMYMLLGNLALVDSCCACAIIPKMLGDFFSENKMVSLYECMAQFYFLCTVETADCFLLAAMAYDRYVAICSPLQYHTMMSKKLCAQMTTGAYIAGNLHSMIHVGLLLRLAFCGSNHIKHFYCDILPLYRLSCVDPYVNELVLFVFSGSIQVFTIGSVLTSYLYILVTIFKMKSKEGRTKAISTCASHFLSVSLFYGSLFFMYVRPNLLEEGDRDIPAAILFTIVVPLLNPFIYSLRNKEVIAVLKKIVMEKTSQERMKQLASTVA, from the coding sequence ATGACTGAAGAAAACCATACCATAAAGACTGAGTTTATCCTCGAAGGAATTACAGAGTTCACAGAGGTAAAGATCCTCCTGTTTGTGGTGTTCCTTACCATCTATCTGGTCACAATGGTGGGGAATCTTGGGCTGGTGGTGTTGATTTTCATGGAGCGCCGCCTTCATACCCCAATGTACATGCTTCTGGGCAACCTTGCTCTTGTGGATTCTTGCTGTGCCTGTGCCATTATTCCTAAGATGTTAGGGGACTTCTTTTCTGAGAATAAAATGGTTTCCCTCTATGAATGTATGgcacaattttattttctttgcaccGTGGAAACTGCAGACTGCTTTCTCCTTGCAGCAATGGCCTATGATCGTTATGTGGCCATCTGCAGCCCACTGCAGTACCACACCATGATGTCAAAGAAACTCTGTGCTCAGATGACCACAGGAGCCTACATAGCTGGAAACCTGCACTCCATGATTCATGTGGGACTTCTACTTCGGTTAGCTTTCTGTGGGTCGAATCACATCAAACACTTTTATTGTGACATTCTCCCTTTATATAGACTCTCCTGTGTTGATCCTTATGTCAACGAATTGGTACTATTTGTCTTCTCTGGTTCCATTCAAGTCTTCACCATAGGCAGTGTCTTAACATCTTATCTCTATATTCTTGTTACTATTTTCAAAATGAAGTCTAAAGAGGGAAGGACCAAAGCCATCTCTACATGTGCATCCCATTTTTTGTCTGTTTCGTTATTCTATGGGTCTCTCTTCTTCATGTACGTTAGACCAAATTTACTCGAAGAAGGGGATAGAGATATACCAGCTGCTATTTTGTTTACAATAGTAGTTCCCTTACTAAACCCTTTTATTTATAGCCTGAGAAATAAGGAAGTAATCgctgtcttgaaaaaaattgTGATGGAAAAAACATCTCAAGAAAGGATGAAACAACTGGCATCTACTGTAGCTTAA